The Homo sapiens chromosome 4, GRCh38.p14 Primary Assembly genome contains the following window.
CAAGAGAATGTGCCGTCATATGAAAAAGGTCAGTCAACTCACCGTTTCGAGCTCTGTCAGAGCTGTGTGTTTCCACTGAGCTCGGGTTTCTCCGATGTGTTTCTGTGGTATGCAGTTTGTCACAGGAGTATTTTTTCATCACTACTCTTTGATGATACagattgtgtttctgttttcttagaaCTTTGAACTATCACCATTGGCAGCACCCTCAGATGCAGTTATCTAAAGTTCtttcataaatttattcattcaacaactatttaccAGGATCTTGTTATGAATGAGAGGCTGTTAACAGGCACTGGAGACAGAGCAGGTAcgaggctctgccctcatggaaccttccagagggaggagagaaaaggaagtgaTCGATGGCCGATGGTGACGAGTACCTTAGGAAAAGAATaaacagggctgggtgcggtggctcacgcctgtaatcccagcactttgggaggccaaggcaggcggatcatgaagtcaggaattgaagaccagcctgactaacacagtgaaaccccgtctctactaaaaatacaaaaattagccaggcatggtggcgggcacctgtaatcccagctactcaggaggctgaggcaggagaatcgcttgaaccctggaggtggaggttgcagtgaactgagatcgcgctactgcactccagcctggcaacagagcaagactctgcctcaaaaaaaaaaaaaaaaaaaaaaaagaaggaataaacaGGCGTGGGGTGGGAAGTGAAGCGGGTGGGGGAGCCACTGGGGCAGGCTGGCCGCTGGCCATCTGGGAGGGCACATTACAGGCTGTGGGGGCAGCAGACAGGGTCCTCCATGGGGCGCACATTCAGGGGATGGTCAGAGCAGGGGCCAGAGTGGCAAGGGCAGGGCAGAGGAGATGGCATTAAGGGGTGAGGGCCACTGGGCGCTGGAAGGGCTTTCACTTGTATTCTGAGTTAAATGGGGAGCTGCTGCAGGGTTTGGTGAGAGCCAGAGTCTCCCACTTGCATTTTCGAAGGCTGTCTCAGGCGCCCTCGTGGAGGATTCTGCTTTGTGCTGTAGGAGGAGACCAGTCAGGAGGCAGTGGCTGTACTTCTGTGAGAGGTGAGGGTGGCCAGGGCCCAGGCAAGGGTGGTGAAGAAGTGGTTGCATTCTGGAAAGATTCTGAAGGTCATGAAGACAGGATTTGCTCACGTGCTGCGATATTGGGTACGAGCAGACCAGAGGCGTTAGGTACGACTCCGGGGCTTTCAGCTGAAAGCAAAGAGAGTAATAATTTCCTCAGGAGGGCACGACTTAGGAGGAACAGTTCTGCAAGGCAGGTGCTTGTGGGTGGGGGTGTTGGTGTCCAGGAAGCCATGTAAAGAAGTAATTTCAGGAAGCATGGAGTGGGCAGCTGCGTCAAAGGTTGGTATTGAATAAAATCAGGAATTGAGAACTGAGCTTTGGATCTGGCCATGGAGGGTGATGAGTGGCTTCGTCAGATGGAGAGTGGGGGAAGGCCTGGCTGGTACTAGGCAGGCGAGAGCCCTAGGCAGCAGACACTGCGACTCTAATGGGAGTAGGAGGTGGAGTTGCCTGAGGCAGGTGTGGGGCCAAGGGAGGTGCCAGGAGACAGCTACAGGAAGGGTCCAGGAGAGGAACGTTTGTCTCCCTGGGATGTCTTCAGACAATCGACTCTGACGCAGCCGCGTTCATCAAGAATCATGTTTGATACTGGGACTCCTTTGAGAGCCCGGAGGAAGTCGACTCCTATTTGGGGGCAGCAGTTAATGTGGTGTTGGCAGATTTCCCTACTTGAAGTAGAGGGATACTATTACTACCAAATAGAGTGAACGTCCACAAGCTTGCGCTGAGATGTAAACCGGCCTCCTAGAGTCACGTGTGGAAGACAAACCTGGCCAGCCAAGGAGTGCTTGGGAACCGGATGTGATGAGTGTCTGGAGGCCCCACCGAGCACCAGCTCTCACCCTGTGAGGTGGAGGACTTTGGCCATGGAGCCATTTTAGTCAAGACCAGGGACAACAGTGACTTGTGCttttcgttttttaaaaaatagtatgagTTTGGTAGCTTTTGCATATTGCTTGTTTTGTTACTGTGTCCTTTTTTCTACGCTAAGAGTGATAAAAACACcaacaaaattggccaggtgtggtggctcacgcctgtcatcccagcactttgggaggctgaggcggggggatcacaaggtcaggagatcaagaccgtcctggctaacacagtgaaaccccatctctactaaaaatacaaaaaattagttgggcatggtggcaggcgcctgtaggcccagctactcgggaggctgaggcaggagaatggtgtgaacccgggaggcggagcttgcagtgagccgagatggcgacactgcactccagcctgggtgacagagcgagactccatctcaaaaaacaaaacaaaaaagataccaacaaaatcaaaacaacaatggaAGGGTTATTTGCCTGTTCCAGAAGTAGTGGCTGGGGGAAGATGGGAACCACAGTGGATATGAGAGGAAACCAGCCTGTTAAAGGAATGCAGGAGCCTCCCTTGACTGAAAACACAGCCACAGCGTCTGGAACCCCCCCTGGCGGCCCATTGTCTACACCGTCGGGGATCctttttcctaaaacaaaatGGGGTATGTGTTCTGACACTGAAATACGTTTTAGAACCCACAGCCAGGCCCGTGCAGTCCCTCGGTGGCGTCCAGTCTGTTGGAGGCTTTGTGCCCACCCGGCTCTCTCAGTGTAGTGGGACCGGCTTTTTCTCACCTCTGGacttttgcacatgctgttcccatCAGCTTGATGCTCTTCCTGCAGTTTTTTGCCTGGCGAATTCCTGGGTACCGTTTACATTTCAGCGTAAACATCAGACCTTCCTGGTCCAGCGCCCACTCCCAATCCAAAATCAGTTCCTCCCCATTACCAAAAATCCCTCATTGATACCCTCTACTTTTCCTTCCTGGGAAACTTGTAATTACAGCTGTAATGCAGTCACAGTTTGTAATTACGcttgtgtgcgtgcgtgcgtgtctGTGAGCCCTACTGGATCCAAGCCCCAGCAGGCAAGGATTGCACCTGCTTGCTCGCCATGCTGTGTCTCCCCTGGCACAgcgcctggcacagtgcctggcacgtcgTCCACGCTCCATGGATATTTGTTTCGATGCATGCACAGGTGCACCCCCATAGCTTTGTGACTCTCTGATAGGCGGTGGGGTGTGGACACAGGCGTCCCCCCATCCAGGGTGGTAGGTGTAGCAATGAAGGATGCCAGCCCTGGAACCAGACTGCCTGAGTTTCATTTGCAGCTTTTACCCACTGGCACTGTGGCCCAGGTGCGTGACTCACCCTCTGTGTCTCAGTTGCCTCCTCTGGATAACAGTTCTGATGCTCATCCCTGCCTCATAGGGTCATTAGGGAGGTGAAACGAGCGAGCCGCCTAGTGTTGCTGGCTACTGGCACTTAGTGCAGAGCACCTGGTGCCGGCAGCAGTGGGGTGGGCCTGCAGGCGTGTGGGTTCATGCTTAGGGACTTGGTGCCTGCAGCAGTGGGGTGGGCCTGCAGGCGTGTGGGTTCACGCTCAGGGACCTGGTGCCGGCAGCAGTGGGGTGGGCCTGCAGGCGTGTGGGTTCATGCTTAGGGACTTGGTGCCTGCAGCAGTGGGGTGGGCCTGCAGGCGTGTGGGTTCACGCTCAGGGACCTGGTGCCGGCAGCAGTGGGGTGGGCCTGCAGGCGTGTGGGTTCATGCTTAGGGACTTGGTGCCTGCAGCAGTCGGGTGTGCTTGCAGGCGTGTGGGTTCACGCTCAGGGACCTGGTGCCGGCAGCAGTGGGGCGGGCCTGCAGGCGTATGAGTTCATGCTCAGGGACTTGTGCCACAGCACCCTGGACCTCAGTGGCTTGAGCGCCTGTGGCAGCTCTTTCACTGCTGTGATAGCAGGCCTGGGGCATGCAGAGCCACAGGGTGGGGCGAGCCTGCCAAGAGGCACAGCTGAGACCCTTCTTGGCATGGCTCTTCTGGAGTAGGAAGCTCATGTCAAATACCGAGGGGGTCTCAGGAAGGAAGTTGTTGCTTTGCAGACCAGTCTAATCACAAGTGAGTGTGGTCCCGGCAGAGGCTCACGCATCAGCCAGCTCGGGAAAGAAAGAACATCAGCTGTGCCGTGAGCAGCATGGCACTGTGGTTTAAAAGAGGTTGCCATAGCAGAGGGGCAGGGCTCCATCCAGAGGCAGGGCATCCATGCGCCCAGCAGAGCTCACCCTTGTGAGCAGAGAGGGCTGGAAGCTCTCTTTCCAAAGAGGTTGTAAGGAAGTAACCCAGGCTGCAGAACGGGGGACGTTAGAGGTCGGGAAGGGCCAGTCTGCACTGGGGAAGTGGGTGTGGCAGAGAAGGGTCAGGCCGCTGCCTGCCCAGTCCCCATACAGTGCTGTAAGGGTTAGAAAGACTCTAAAACCTGACTGTTGACATAATgcatttcaggattgtttttatATTGCACGTTGACAAGAAGGAGAGAGTGGAAAGAGACAGAACAGGGAGAAGGAAGTAAGAGCGatgagggaggcagagaaggaggcCAGGCAGCACAGGGGTCAGTCACTGCCATCCGCGGGTGTATGCCAAGGACCAAGGCCTGCATCGCCAGAGGGCAGATGGATGCACATTGGCAGCTTTCCCAGCTTTACAGAAGGCGTTGCAGACCCCCCACCCAAAGGAATGATTGATCTTCATTAAGCGTCAGTTGTGAAAAGTGAAGGCTTTGCCGTGTGCCATGCATAACCGAATACTTTGAgattatgtatataaatgtatgttcACGGTGTGTGTGCGCGCCTGTAACCTTTCTGTCTTCTTAATAGATCCTGGGTTTGAGCAGTTTAAAATGTCAGAAAGATTGCATGGGAACTGGATCAGACTGTACTTGGAGGAAAAGCATTCAGAAGTCCTATTCAACCTGGGCTCCAAGGTTCTCAGGCAGTACCTGGATGCTCTGAAGACGCTGAGCTTGTCCCTGAGTGCACAAGTGGCCCAGTACGACATCTATTCGATGATGGTGGGGACTGTCGTGGTTTTGGAGGTACAGATGCTCACACAGTCATGGCTCAGGTGTTGCATTGATTTGATAACTCAGccaaatatttatagttttaaatatatatataggtgttattaaaaatgggaaaatattaattttcttgtttaacTCTTTCGTGGTGTGTCCTGATTTGTGACAAGACCCAGAGTATTGTCAGTGTCAATTGGCCTCACTCAGTATTGCTGCaggtgataaaaaaaaatcatgccatGCATTTTGGGGCAGTTAATTAGGAATCATCTTTTCCTGagcttgcttttctgtttttactgTGTGGACAGCTGACACGAGAGCGGGAGCTGGGCTTATTTTTAAGTGGGTTTCTCCAAGCCCAGCAGTCTGTGGATGCTGCTGTTTCTCTGTTCCAGGTTCTCACCCTGCTCCTGCTCAGCGTCCCACAGGCACTGCGCAGAAAGGCTGAGCTGGAAGTCCCACTGTCATCTCCTGGGTTTTCTCTGCTCTTTTATTTGGTGATCCTGGTTCTTTCGGCCGTTCACGTCATTGTGTGCACCTCAGCTGAAAGTTCGTGCTACTTCTGTGGCCTCTCGTGGCTGGCGGCAGGTGGGGTGATGGTGCTGGCCTCGGCGCTGCTGTGTGTGATTGTGTCTGTTCTGACCAACGTGCTCGTGGGTGGAAACACCCCAAGGAAGGTACGTACGGCTGGTTCCTGGGAGTGTGACGTAGTCCTTCTGCTCAGGTTGTTCTTGTTATTTCAGGCTGCCTTTCGTTTACCAGACTCTGGTTGAACACCTGGTGTGTGCCACGTGCTGGCAGTGCCCTGGACAGGGGGCCTCAGGGAAGGACGTGGAGCAGCCTTATCCCAGGCCTCTGGGTGTCCCGACACAGGTGTTCACATCTGTGCTGTCAGGTCAGATGCCTCAGTTCTTGGAAAGCTAGGTTCCTGCGACTGTTACCAAGGTGATTGTAAAGAGCTGGCGGTCACAGAGGAACAAGCCCCCCCGCTGAGGGGGTGTGTGAATCGGACAGCCTCCCAGCAGAGGTGTGGGAGCTGCAGCTGAGGGAAGAAGAGACAATCGGCCTGGACACTCAGGAGGGTCAAAAGGAGACTTGGTCGCACCACTCATCCTGCCACCCCCAGAATGCATCCTGCCTCATCAGGTCCAGATTTCTTTCCAAGGCGGACGTTTTCTGTTGGAATTCTTAGTCCTTGGCCTCGGACACCTTCATTCGTTAGCTGGGGAGTGGTGGTGAGGCAGTGAGGAAGAGGCGGATGGTCACACTCAGATCCACAGAGCCCAGGATCAAGGGACCCACTGCAGTGGCAGCAGGACTGTTgggcccccaccccaaccctgcgCAGCCCTCATCCCCTCTTGGCTTGAGCCGTCAGAGGCCCTGTGCTGAGTGTCTGACCGAGACACTCACAGCTTTGTCATCAGGGCACAGGCTTCCTCGGAGCCAGGATGATCTGTGCCACGCTTGCACCTCGGGCCCATCTGGGCtcatgctctctctcctgctattGAATTAGTACCTAGCTGCACGCAGTATGTAGTTACCAAAAGAATAAACGGCAATAATTGAGTCCTCATCTTTACTTTTGACTGCTTTAAGTTAGTATATTTAAGAGACAGTACTGTGATGCCAACTTTGTCATTTCAACAGAATTAACCATTTTAGTGGAAACGTTCTGGATTTCTAGAATATTCCTGGAGAAATTTGAGGTCTGGTTTGGTGGGATGTATTGTTGAGGTTCTTTGGTTTCAAGAAGCAGGCACTGGCGACGTGCATCTGAAGACCTAAGCTCTTCCAGAGCCTGGAAGCGGGAGCGTGGAGGGCCGGGTCCAGGAGCCTTTGGGCAAGCTCTCTGGGCTGCACCACTGCCCAGAGGGTTCTGACCATTTTCAGTCTTTGTCACTCACCTTGGGACTTGGAGTCCAGTGTGAGAACAGCTGGCTGGCCGTGCAGTGTCCGGCTCCCCTGCCTGGGCTGAGGGCGTCTCCACTCCTGCAGGCTGCGTCCCAAGAGGAAGGTTCCTGCCGTTGGAGCAGAAGGGGGCTGTTCCAGAGTAGGGGCCCAGGTGCTGGGTGTGAGGAACAATGGTGTGTGTCCAGGGCATTCTCTGCTGTGAGCAAGGACTTGACATGCAGCAAGATGTGTGTCGTTATCAGACCGTCTCTTACAAAGTGCACTTTCCTTTTCACAGAACCCCATGCATCCCAGCTCAAGGTGGTCAGAGCTAGACCTTCTTATTCTGTTGGGGACGGCGGGCCACGTCTTGAGCCTGGGCGCCAGCAGCTTCGTGGAGGAGGAGCACCAGACCTGGTACTTCCTTGTGaacaccctgtgtctagctctgAGCCAAGAAACCTACAGAAACTACTTTCTGGGAGATGACGGTGAGCCTCCGTGTGGCCTCTGTGTGGAACAAGGGCATGACGGGGCCACAGCAGCGTGGCAGGACGGGCCTGGCTGTGATGTCCTGGAGCGAGACAAAGGCCACGGAAGCCCCTCTACCTCCGAAGTGCTCAGAGGCCGCGAGAAGTGGATGGTGCTGGCCAGTCCGTGGCTAATACTGGCCTGCTGCCGGCTGCTGCGCTCCCTAAACCAGACAGGTGTGCAGTGGGCTCACCGGCCTGACCTCGGCCACTGGCTCACCAGGTGAGAGCGTAGGCCCGTGGCCACAGGCCAGACTTTCTACGGCCGATTGGTCACCTGCCaagctcttctttttctaaattgaGACCATTTTTCATATTAAGAATGGGATAGTATTTGAGATCTGAAGAATTGGGAAAATACACTAAAACCAGTGTTTTACTGGATACTAGAATCAATGTTGAGAAGTGAATTTATTTGGGGGCTAGCCTAACAGGTTTCATTTATTAGTGCTGAACCACTGTAACTGTTCATGATTGAAAACTTGTGTTTCAGTGATCATTATATAGTAAAGATGCTATGTGGGGGTCAAGCTTGCTAGTGGCTTGTTCTGGACGCCTCGTCCATGCCTGGGCTGTGTGCCCCCCGCCCATCACTCAGTGTCTGCCTGTGTCAGGCCATTcgtgtgttgctataaagaaacacctgaggccGGGTCACATGTAAGGAAAGAGGTTCATCTTGGCTCTCAGCTCTGCGGGCTGCACAGGAGGCATGGTGTCGGCATCTGCtcctggagaggcctcaggaaactggcGGTCATGGCGAGGGCAAAGCAGGAGCCAGCACTTCACGTGGcgagagcaggagaaagagagggatgAGGAGGGTGTCCGGCACTTTTAAACATCAGCTCTCTTGTGAACAGCCACAGCGAGAATGCGCTCATTACTGCGaagatggcaccaagccattcgtgaggaatctgcccccatgacccagacGTCTCCCACAAGGCTCACTTCCAACACTGGAGgttcagtgtcttttttttttttctgaaacggagtttcactctgtcacccatgctggagtgcagtggcacgatcttggcttactgcaatcaagagattctcctgtctcagccccctgagtagctgggattacaggcgcccgctaccatgcctggctaatttttgtgtttttagtggagatggggtgtcaccatgttggctgggctggccttgaactcctgacctcaagtgatccacccacctcggcctcccaaagtgctgggattacaggcgtgagccactgtgcccagcctgaaggtCCAAGTTCAATATGAGATTTGCAGTGGACAAACATCTAAGCCATGTCATTCCCCCAGACCCCTATCCTGCTGCTGATGATCCCCAGGGCAGCAAGAAGGACGGGGTCAGCCAGGCAAGGCAGGCGCAGCCTCTGTGGGCCAGCTTTGCCCTTAGCAAagctcctttctcctccccatcctcccttttctctctcctcatccTGAAGGGACAGAGCCGTGTGGGGGAATTCAGCCACCTCCTGAGCCTTTCATTGGCGACTGGAAAACCACCTAGAAAGTATAGCAAATCATTTCAAGCAAGGCTCGAAATAAGTAGAAGAAACCA
Protein-coding sequences here:
- the PIGG gene encoding GPI ethanolamine phosphate transferase 2, catalytic subunit isoform 12 (isoform 12 is encoded by transcript variant 24), with amino-acid sequence MNERLLTGTGDRADPGFEQFKMSERLHGNWIRLYLEEKHSEVLFNLGSKVLRQYLDALKTLSLSLSAQVAQYDIYSMMVLTLLLLSVPQALRRKAELEVPLSSPGFSLLFYLVILVLSAVHVIVCTSAESSCYFCGLSWLAAGGVMVLASALLCVIVSVLTNVLVGGNTPRKNPMHPSSRWSELDLLILLGTAGHVLSLGASSFVEEEHQTWYFLVNTLCLALSQETYRNYFLGDDGEPPCGLCVEQGHDGATAAWQDGPGCDVLERDKGHGSPSTSEVLRGREKWMVLASPWLILACCRLLRSLNQTGVQWAHRPDLGHWLTSSDHKAELSVLAALSLLVVFVLVQRGCSPVSKAALALGLLGVYCYRAAIGSVRFPWRPDSKDISKGIIEARFVYVFVLGILFTGTKDLLKSQVIAADFKLKTVGLWEIYSGLVLLAALLFRPHNLPVLAFSLLIQTLMTKFIWKPLRHDAAEITVMHYWFGQAFFYFQGNSNNIATVDISAGFVGLDTYVEIPAVLLTAFGTYAGPVLWASHLVHFLSSETRSGSALSHACFCYALICSIPVFTYIVLVTSLRYHLFIWSVFSPKLLYEGMHLLITAAVCVFFTAMDQTRLTQS
- the PIGG gene encoding GPI ethanolamine phosphate transferase 2, catalytic subunit isoform 9 (isoform 9 is encoded by transcript variant 11), coding for MREQLRFLHLNTVQLSKLLQENVPSYEKDPGFEQFKMSERLHGNWIRLYLEEKHSEVLFNLGSKVLRQYLDALKTLSLSLSAQVAQYDIYSMMVGTVVVLEVLTLLLLSVPQALRRKAELEVPLSSPGFSLLFYLVILVLSAVHVIVCTSAESSCYFCGLSWLAAGGVMVLASALLCVIVSVLTNVLVGGNTPRKNPMHPSSRWSELDLLILLGTAGHVLSLGASSFVEEEHQTWYFLVNTLCLALSQETYRNYFLGDDGEPPCGLCVEQGHDGATAAWQDGPGCDVLERDKGHGSPSTSEVLRGREKWMVLASPWLILACCRLLRSLNQTGVQWAHRPDLGHWLTSSDHKAELSVLAALSLLVVFVLVQRGCSPVSKAALALGLLGVYCYRAAIGSVRFPWRPDSKDISKGIIEARFVYVFVLGILFTGTKDLLKSQVIAADFKLKTVGLWEIYSGLVLLAALLFRPHNLPVLAFSLLIQTLMTKFIWKPLRHDAAEITVMHYWFGQAFFYFQGNSNNIATVDISAGFVGLDTYVEIPAVLLTAFGTYAGPVLWASHLVHFLSSETRSGSALSHACFCYALICSIPVFTYIVLVTSLRYHLFIWSVFSPKLLYEGMHLLITAAVCVFFTAMDQTRLTQS
- the PIGG gene encoding GPI ethanolamine phosphate transferase 2, catalytic subunit isoform X5, whose product is MNERLLTGTGDRADPGFEQFKMSERLHGNWIRLYLEEKHSEVLFNLGSKVLRQYLDALKTLSLSLSAQVAQYDIYSMMVGTVVVLEVLTLLLLSVPQALRRKAELEVPLSSPGFSLLFYLVILVLSAVHVIVCTSAESSCYFCGLSWLAAGGVMVLASALLCVIVSVLTNVLVGGNTPRKNPMHPSSRWSELDLLILLGTAGHVLSLGASSFVEEEHQTWYFLVNTLCLALSQETYRNYFLGDDGEPPCGLCVEQGHDGATAAWQDGPGCDVLERDKGHGSPSTSEVLRGREKWMVLASPWLILACCRLLRSLNQTGVQWAHRPDLGHWLTSSDHKAELSVLAALSLLVVFVLVQRGCSPVSKAALALGLLGVYCYRAAIGSVRFPWRPDSKDISKGIIEARFVYVFVLGILFTGTKDLLKSQVIAADFKLKTVGLWEIYSGLVLLAALLFRPHNLPVLAFSLLIQTLMTKFIWKPLRHDAAEITVMHYWFGQAFFYFQGNSNNIATVDISAGFVGLDTYVEIPAVLLTAFGTYAGPVLWASHLVHFLSSETRSGSALSHACFCYALICSIPVFTYIVLVTSLRYHLFIWSVFSPKLLYEGMHLLITAAVCVFFTAMDQTRLTQS